Proteins encoded by one window of Desulfovibrio ferrophilus:
- a CDS encoding DsrE family protein: MKIPRTIIALVMALILAFAITPTALAASPKRMVASVTTADLNRAAMAIKFTHSAMKQQNVTATLFFNVDGVRLVNKNIPSPTYPNGETIHSMIAKFIEDGGAVLACPMCMKNVGGMTTVDLLPGVQSQPGAGQKAMFAEDTLVLSY, encoded by the coding sequence ATGAAGATTCCCAGAACGATTATTGCCTTGGTCATGGCACTGATTCTGGCGTTTGCCATCACCCCAACAGCCCTTGCAGCCTCTCCCAAGCGCATGGTCGCCAGTGTCACCACGGCTGACCTGAATCGCGCAGCCATGGCCATCAAATTCACCCACTCGGCAATGAAGCAACAAAACGTCACAGCCACGCTCTTTTTCAATGTGGATGGCGTGCGCCTCGTGAACAAGAATATCCCCTCGCCCACCTACCCCAACGGCGAGACCATCCACAGCATGATCGCCAAATTCATCGAAGACGGTGGCGCAGTACTGGCCTGCCCCATGTGCATGAAAAATGTTGGAGGCATGACCACCGTCGATCTCTTACCCGGAGTACAATCCCAACCCGGAGCAGGGCAGAAGGCCATGTTCGCGGAAGACACTTTGGTCCTGTCCTATTAG
- the ruvC gene encoding crossover junction endodeoxyribonuclease RuvC, which translates to MADRGIVVLGIDPGSRVTGYGLVREVSGQATLVATGTVRTGSVKDLGVRLGKIYSGIAALIEEHGPHEAAVENVFVSKNTMSALKLGQARGSAIAACAVAGLPVAAYEPTVVKKNLVGTGRAAKSQVAYMVANSLGMKNPGWPEDASDALAVALCHLNQRRMNRLIGEAS; encoded by the coding sequence ATGGCAGATCGTGGCATCGTTGTCCTGGGGATCGACCCCGGATCCCGGGTGACAGGCTATGGCCTGGTGCGCGAGGTTTCAGGTCAGGCGACTCTGGTGGCCACCGGAACGGTGCGCACCGGGTCCGTCAAGGACCTGGGAGTGCGCCTGGGCAAGATCTACTCGGGCATCGCCGCGCTTATCGAGGAGCACGGTCCGCACGAGGCTGCCGTGGAAAACGTCTTTGTCTCCAAAAACACCATGAGCGCTTTGAAGCTCGGGCAGGCGCGCGGGTCCGCCATTGCGGCCTGCGCCGTGGCCGGGTTGCCGGTGGCGGCCTATGAACCCACGGTGGTCAAGAAGAACCTCGTGGGGACGGGACGAGCTGCGAAATCCCAGGTGGCCTATATGGTGGCCAATTCTCTGGGCATGAAGAACCCCGGTTGGCCCGAGGACGCCTCGGATGCTTTGGCGGTGGCGTTGTGCCACTTGAACCAGCGGCGGATGAATCGGCTTATTGGGGAGGCTTCATGA
- a CDS encoding DUF3100 domain-containing protein: MSDAVKNVKLHLVVLGLVVVSELIGIVAFKVGPGKLVLLPMLYAMFMGIFTGPKFTKIFKEKEMIQASTLVGLTLLLLMARYGTLVGPKFYEILKAGPALVLQEFGNIATLFIGIPIAIYLGLKREAVGAAHSIAREPNVALIGDIYGLDSAEGRGVMGVYICGTVFGTIFFGLLASFLAAFNIFHPYALAMASGVGSASMMTASIGSLSACYPEMAENIQAFGVASNTLSGLDGVYMSLILALPISNKLYAYLYKLKYKTSEVEA; this comes from the coding sequence ATGAGTGATGCTGTCAAAAACGTGAAGCTGCACCTGGTCGTTTTGGGACTGGTTGTGGTTTCGGAGCTTATCGGAATTGTCGCGTTCAAGGTGGGGCCTGGCAAGCTGGTCCTTCTGCCCATGCTCTACGCGATGTTCATGGGCATTTTCACCGGCCCCAAATTCACGAAGATTTTCAAGGAAAAGGAAATGATCCAGGCAAGCACGCTGGTCGGACTCACCCTGCTCCTGCTCATGGCCAGATACGGCACCCTTGTGGGCCCCAAATTTTATGAGATTCTCAAGGCTGGCCCCGCACTCGTCCTTCAGGAATTCGGAAATATCGCCACCCTCTTTATCGGAATCCCCATTGCCATCTACCTCGGCCTCAAGCGCGAAGCCGTCGGCGCTGCACACTCCATCGCCCGCGAGCCCAACGTCGCACTCATTGGCGATATCTACGGCCTGGACTCGGCCGAAGGCCGTGGCGTCATGGGCGTATACATTTGCGGAACCGTGTTCGGGACGATCTTCTTCGGACTGCTGGCCTCCTTCCTTGCCGCCTTCAACATCTTCCATCCCTACGCCCTGGCCATGGCCTCCGGCGTTGGCAGCGCAAGCATGATGACCGCTTCCATCGGCAGCCTGAGTGCCTGCTATCCAGAAATGGCTGAAAACATCCAGGCCTTTGGTGTTGCCAGCAACACGCTGTCCGGGCTTGACGGTGTGTACATGTCCCTGATCCTGGCTCTGCCCATCTCGAACAAACTCTACGCCTATCTCTACAAACTCAAGTACAAGACCAGCGAGGTGGAAGCATAA
- a CDS encoding YebC/PmpR family DNA-binding transcriptional regulator produces MAGHSKWANIQHRKGRQDAKRGKLFTKAAKEIIIAAKNGGDPNMNARLRAAIAAAKAVNLPKDKIENAIKKGTGELEGGDMFEVQYEGYGPGGIALLVEAATDNKNRTVAEIRHLLTRNNGSMGEAGCVAWMFDKKGTLYFPKEDFTEDAVMEVGLEAGAEDVLDDGEAWEVRTAPEDFADVQQAFDDASMTPASAEVRMIAQNNVDVDLDTGRKLIKLIDMLEDNEDVQNVHNNAELPDELFEEMAG; encoded by the coding sequence ATGGCTGGACACAGTAAATGGGCCAACATTCAACACCGCAAGGGGCGTCAGGACGCCAAGCGCGGTAAGCTCTTCACCAAGGCCGCCAAGGAAATCATCATCGCAGCCAAGAATGGTGGCGATCCGAATATGAACGCCCGTCTGCGCGCCGCCATCGCCGCAGCCAAGGCTGTGAACCTGCCCAAGGACAAGATCGAGAATGCCATCAAGAAAGGCACCGGCGAGCTTGAGGGTGGCGATATGTTCGAGGTGCAGTACGAGGGCTATGGGCCCGGTGGTATTGCCCTGCTGGTCGAGGCCGCAACAGACAATAAAAACCGTACCGTGGCCGAGATTCGCCACCTGCTGACCCGCAATAACGGCAGCATGGGCGAGGCTGGTTGTGTGGCCTGGATGTTCGACAAGAAAGGCACCCTGTACTTCCCCAAGGAAGACTTCACCGAAGACGCCGTGATGGAAGTGGGTCTGGAAGCCGGAGCCGAGGATGTTTTGGATGATGGCGAGGCCTGGGAAGTGCGTACTGCCCCCGAGGATTTTGCCGACGTGCAGCAGGCCTTTGACGATGCAAGCATGACGCCTGCCAGCGCTGAGGTGCGCATGATCGCGCAGAATAACGTTGATGTGGACCTGGACACCGGACGCAAGCTGATCAAGTTGATCGACATGCTTGAGGACAACGAAGACGTCCAGAATGTGCACAACAATGCCGAGTTGCCCGACGAACTGTTCGAGGAGATGGCGGGCTAG
- a CDS encoding RlmE family RNA methyltransferase yields MKNYRDHYFKRAKQDNYPARSVYKLQELDKRFSLFKLGMTVLDLGAAPGSWTLWAAKKVGPKGRVLGADIQDTDTHFADNTVFMLEDVFNRSETFEAALASTGPFDIVLSDMAPKTTGHKFTDQARSMSLCEEALAVACVTLVKGGHFVVKVFQGPEDQIYRESMRKLFSRVKTFKPKSSRSESKEMFYVGMGYKGLPDQQ; encoded by the coding sequence ATGAAGAATTACCGTGATCACTATTTCAAGCGCGCTAAGCAGGATAATTATCCGGCGCGTTCCGTGTACAAGCTGCAAGAGCTGGACAAACGTTTTTCGCTGTTCAAGCTCGGCATGACTGTGCTCGATCTCGGGGCCGCTCCCGGCTCCTGGACCCTGTGGGCTGCCAAGAAGGTCGGCCCCAAGGGGCGTGTTCTGGGCGCGGACATTCAGGATACGGATACCCATTTTGCGGACAACACCGTCTTTATGCTGGAGGACGTGTTCAACAGGTCCGAGACATTTGAGGCTGCCCTGGCCTCCACGGGACCATTTGATATCGTCCTTTCGGATATGGCCCCAAAGACTACTGGTCATAAATTTACCGATCAAGCCAGATCCATGAGCCTGTGCGAGGAAGCCCTGGCCGTGGCTTGTGTAACCTTGGTAAAGGGCGGTCATTTTGTGGTCAAGGTCTTCCAGGGACCAGAGGACCAGATCTATCGTGAATCCATGCGGAAGCTCTTTAGCCGGGTCAAGACCTTCAAGCCCAAGAGTTCCCGTTCGGAAAGCAAGGAAATGTTCTATGTGGGGATGGGCTACAAGGGCCTACCCGATCAGCAATAA
- a CDS encoding methyl-accepting chemotaxis protein produces MFRNMRIGVKIAVGVSTLMVIVFAAFTTFSVMETRRISTQQAHEMAKEMAGRYGNQVTGSLEKALDASLALAASFKSLTMHPEAVDRNLADTMIKEVTLSDDTFFGTQVVMEPNALDGRDADFAGQVEWYGAKGGYGPYFWRESGVLKAQDLIQYNPGETRAWYMGPRDAKAPIITEPYYTEVAKVNMATVSVPILRDGKFLGIVGIDFTLAEFQDMVDDIRPMETGYAFLASNKGYCVAHPESKLLGTNIAEAFPREYQSAIQDAISRGQSYSVEIVSPVSGKEYYYQFEPVEISGTSTPWSICIALPSEKINEAAHNFLIVSLIISGVAFVLMLAAVLLVARSVANPIGRLVGAAESIADGDFDSMPDDKGFGGELLTLHQALSSMVKSLVELIGTAEQKTQEAEEQTAAAGVALKEAEAAKAQAERAKREGMLQAAAQLEGIVEQVTSSSEELAAQIEESSRGTEVQRERTTESATAMEQMNASVLEVAQNASQAAVSADNARSNAEEGGEIVENVVASVNAVSATANEMVQNLNQLGEQAEGIGQIMTVITDIADQTNLLALNAAIEAARAGDAGRGFAVVADEVRKLAEKTMQATQEVGQAVHAIQDGTRRNIDEMGKAASEVSKTTEMAGKAGESLGVIVSIVESTADQVRAIATASEEQSAASEQISRGTEEINRIAAETADAMNQSAQAVSDLARLAADLRALIEELKSA; encoded by the coding sequence ATGTTCAGGAATATGCGTATCGGCGTTAAAATTGCTGTAGGAGTGAGTACTCTTATGGTGATCGTTTTTGCTGCATTTACCACATTTTCAGTCATGGAGACGCGGCGGATATCAACGCAGCAAGCGCATGAGATGGCAAAGGAGATGGCCGGACGTTACGGTAATCAGGTGACGGGAAGCCTTGAGAAGGCTTTGGATGCTTCGCTGGCATTGGCTGCGTCATTCAAGTCTCTGACCATGCATCCTGAAGCAGTGGACCGAAATCTTGCCGATACGATGATCAAGGAAGTGACTCTTTCGGATGATACGTTTTTTGGCACGCAGGTCGTCATGGAGCCCAATGCCTTGGACGGTCGCGACGCCGATTTCGCAGGGCAGGTCGAGTGGTATGGCGCCAAGGGCGGATACGGTCCATATTTCTGGCGTGAAAGCGGAGTGCTGAAGGCTCAGGATTTGATCCAGTATAATCCCGGTGAGACCCGTGCCTGGTACATGGGGCCACGCGACGCGAAGGCTCCCATTATTACCGAGCCCTATTATACCGAGGTTGCCAAGGTGAATATGGCCACGGTGAGCGTGCCCATTTTGAGAGACGGAAAGTTTCTTGGCATCGTTGGTATTGATTTCACTCTTGCTGAATTCCAGGACATGGTGGATGACATCCGCCCCATGGAGACGGGGTATGCCTTTTTGGCCTCCAACAAGGGCTACTGTGTCGCACATCCTGAATCTAAGCTGTTGGGAACGAATATTGCGGAGGCCTTCCCGCGGGAATACCAATCAGCGATTCAGGACGCCATTTCCAGGGGGCAGAGTTATTCCGTGGAAATAGTCTCCCCCGTGAGTGGCAAGGAGTATTATTACCAGTTCGAACCTGTAGAGATTTCCGGGACGTCAACTCCCTGGTCCATCTGCATCGCTTTGCCTTCGGAAAAAATTAATGAAGCCGCACATAATTTTCTCATCGTCAGTCTGATCATTTCTGGCGTTGCTTTTGTGTTGATGCTCGCTGCCGTATTGCTTGTGGCTCGAAGCGTTGCCAACCCCATCGGACGACTCGTTGGCGCAGCAGAAAGCATCGCCGATGGTGATTTTGATTCCATGCCGGATGACAAGGGTTTTGGTGGTGAGTTGTTGACTCTGCACCAGGCTTTGTCCTCCATGGTCAAAAGCCTTGTGGAATTGATTGGCACCGCCGAACAGAAGACACAGGAAGCCGAAGAGCAGACCGCTGCGGCCGGAGTGGCTCTGAAGGAAGCCGAAGCGGCCAAGGCACAGGCTGAACGCGCCAAGCGCGAGGGGATGCTCCAGGCTGCTGCGCAGCTTGAAGGTATTGTGGAGCAGGTCACATCCTCTTCTGAGGAATTGGCGGCCCAGATCGAGGAGTCCAGTCGTGGAACCGAGGTTCAACGTGAGCGCACGACTGAATCCGCCACGGCCATGGAACAAATGAATGCTTCTGTGCTTGAGGTTGCTCAGAACGCCTCCCAGGCTGCCGTGAGCGCCGACAATGCCCGGTCTAATGCCGAAGAGGGTGGCGAGATCGTGGAAAATGTGGTGGCATCCGTCAACGCCGTGAGCGCGACGGCCAACGAGATGGTGCAGAATCTGAACCAGTTGGGCGAACAGGCTGAAGGTATCGGGCAGATCATGACGGTGATTACTGATATCGCGGATCAGACGAATCTGCTGGCACTCAACGCCGCCATTGAGGCTGCACGGGCTGGTGACGCCGGGCGCGGGTTTGCCGTTGTGGCTGACGAGGTGCGTAAGTTGGCAGAAAAGACCATGCAGGCCACCCAGGAAGTCGGACAGGCCGTGCACGCCATCCAGGACGGTACGCGCCGTAATATCGATGAGATGGGTAAGGCCGCTTCGGAAGTGAGCAAGACAACTGAGATGGCTGGAAAGGCGGGCGAAAGCCTGGGCGTTATTGTCAGTATCGTGGAGTCCACTGCTGACCAGGTTCGCGCCATTGCTACGGCTAGCGAGGAGCAGTCCGCAGCCAGTGAGCAGATCAGCCGGGGAACCGAGGAAATCAACCGTATCGCGGCTGAGACGGCGGACGCCATGAATCAATCGGCACAGGCTGTGTCAGATCTGGCGCGTCTTGCGGCTGACCTGCGGGCACTCATTGAGGAACTCAAGAGCGCTTAA
- a CDS encoding glycosyltransferase family protein, whose protein sequence is MNKRPQRIRIKNELGKLQSLPDGPTQYERLPGGSEVVILGVGPDPSELALLAGSGKAVYVIEAPEYKGQMPPQWQAALPSHWKSIDPEDLDDDLLARAKIIIYLPAVRMFPTFWGRITGRCRWLKATSGVTPRPARTVILPTTQADLLHNELETALTGAGFEVLRLTPKAVGAELPAILRKQQPALFLSVNFRGLDPHGEVYHLLEAAGVTVCVWCVDNPFHLISGLRSPFWKQTHLAVTDSWFIDPLARHGAQKLWHMPLATTPSLFASPRQGNEDLSQRIVFVGRSQFPWKNSFFAGCKVPRWQWETAEKLLRDGGRPDYAWWLERLDIWPLWPDKDSRRVGLGAEDASRERRLACIESAAALPMTVIGDSDWADLLPASAELRPPVDYYGELPGIYAGAGWNLNVTSLLLPSGLTQRHFDVWAAGGLLLSDDTPGLSLFPEELTHEISFARPVDIPKLAKRLAPGTALREELIQAWRDEILTNHTYEVRTAALLDWLDT, encoded by the coding sequence ATGAACAAACGACCACAGCGCATTCGCATCAAAAACGAGTTGGGCAAGCTCCAGAGCCTGCCAGACGGCCCCACCCAGTACGAACGACTGCCCGGTGGCTCCGAAGTCGTTATCCTTGGCGTGGGTCCTGACCCGTCCGAACTTGCCCTGCTGGCCGGCTCGGGAAAGGCCGTATACGTCATCGAGGCCCCAGAGTACAAGGGGCAGATGCCCCCCCAGTGGCAAGCAGCTCTGCCGAGCCATTGGAAATCCATTGATCCCGAAGACCTGGACGATGATTTGCTCGCCCGCGCCAAAATCATCATTTATCTGCCAGCCGTGCGCATGTTCCCCACCTTCTGGGGAAGGATCACGGGCCGTTGCCGATGGCTCAAGGCCACAAGCGGCGTGACGCCCCGCCCTGCCCGCACGGTGATCCTGCCCACCACGCAGGCGGACCTGCTGCACAACGAGTTGGAAACTGCCCTGACCGGGGCAGGTTTCGAAGTGCTTCGCCTCACCCCCAAAGCCGTAGGAGCCGAACTTCCGGCAATCCTGCGCAAACAGCAACCCGCTCTCTTTCTGTCCGTCAACTTCCGGGGCCTGGACCCGCACGGAGAGGTTTACCACCTGCTGGAAGCCGCAGGAGTGACCGTCTGCGTATGGTGCGTGGACAATCCCTTCCACCTGATCAGCGGCCTGCGCTCTCCATTCTGGAAACAAACCCACCTTGCAGTCACGGATTCCTGGTTCATTGACCCGCTTGCCCGCCACGGTGCCCAGAAGCTGTGGCACATGCCTCTGGCAACCACCCCCTCCCTGTTTGCGAGTCCAAGACAGGGAAACGAGGACCTTTCACAGCGGATCGTCTTTGTGGGTCGCAGCCAGTTCCCTTGGAAAAACAGCTTCTTCGCAGGCTGCAAGGTCCCACGCTGGCAATGGGAAACCGCCGAAAAACTACTGAGAGATGGCGGGCGCCCCGACTACGCATGGTGGCTGGAACGCCTGGACATCTGGCCCCTGTGGCCGGACAAGGATTCGCGGCGCGTGGGACTGGGGGCCGAGGATGCCAGCCGGGAGCGACGCCTCGCCTGCATCGAATCCGCTGCGGCCCTGCCCATGACCGTTATTGGTGACAGCGACTGGGCCGATCTGCTGCCGGCCTCGGCGGAACTGCGTCCCCCTGTGGACTACTACGGCGAGCTGCCCGGCATCTATGCAGGGGCTGGCTGGAACCTGAACGTGACCAGCCTGCTGCTCCCCTCGGGGCTGACCCAACGCCATTTCGATGTCTGGGCCGCTGGTGGATTACTGCTCAGCGACGACACCCCCGGGCTCTCCCTCTTTCCCGAGGAACTGACTCACGAAATCAGCTTTGCACGCCCGGTGGACATTCCGAAACTAGCCAAACGACTGGCACCGGGGACGGCACTGCGTGAAGAGCTTATTCAGGCCTGGCGTGATGAAATCCTGACCAACCACACCTACGAGGTGCGCACGGCCGCGCTGCTGGATTGGCTGGACACCTAA
- a CDS encoding amidohydrolase gives MTADKELSALVAEYSALRRKLHQHPEIGLETIETVSLVKSKLGEYGIQHEDIGVNSLVAKINKGTGDATVAFRVDMDGLEMSEVNDFAHKSRVEGRMHACGHDGHCTSLLAFAALLQNMEFNGTVLLLFQSGEEGYEGALRVIEDAFFTKYKVDHIFGYHTIPGVETGKIVVHKGACMSSEDRIDIQITGKSGHASMPHVCNEPFAAVADIIKGLQSIVVRKIPSHERGVVSITQVHGGTLRNGIPDSVMIQGNVRTNNVAVQDLIEDNVRNIVSGVSTMYGVEAELEYDRKHPVLVNSEPDLAINAARRAVGDANVITDMESSMAAEDFAFFMEHTKGCYVWIGNGKDSAPLHNSRFDYNDDILPVVLGFFSEVVREIL, from the coding sequence ATGACGGCAGACAAGGAACTCTCCGCCCTGGTGGCGGAATACTCGGCTTTGCGCCGGAAACTTCATCAACATCCCGAAATCGGGCTGGAAACCATCGAGACTGTTTCCCTCGTGAAAAGCAAGCTCGGTGAATACGGAATCCAGCACGAGGATATCGGCGTCAATTCCCTTGTTGCCAAAATAAACAAGGGAACGGGCGACGCGACCGTTGCCTTTCGTGTGGACATGGACGGACTTGAGATGAGTGAAGTGAACGATTTCGCTCACAAGTCGCGAGTCGAGGGGCGCATGCACGCCTGCGGGCATGACGGACATTGCACGTCGTTGCTGGCCTTTGCCGCGCTGCTTCAGAATATGGAGTTCAACGGCACCGTACTACTCCTCTTCCAGTCCGGAGAAGAGGGCTACGAAGGCGCTCTGCGGGTCATCGAAGATGCCTTCTTTACGAAGTACAAGGTGGATCACATCTTCGGCTACCATACGATACCGGGAGTCGAGACAGGCAAAATCGTCGTCCACAAGGGCGCCTGCATGTCCTCCGAGGATCGGATCGATATCCAGATCACCGGCAAGAGCGGCCACGCCTCCATGCCCCACGTCTGCAACGAGCCCTTTGCGGCCGTGGCGGACATCATCAAGGGCCTGCAGTCCATCGTCGTCAGGAAAATCCCTTCCCACGAGCGCGGAGTCGTCAGCATCACCCAGGTGCATGGCGGCACCCTGCGCAACGGCATCCCCGACTCCGTCATGATTCAGGGCAATGTGCGCACGAACAACGTCGCCGTGCAGGACCTGATCGAAGACAATGTCAGGAACATCGTTTCCGGCGTTTCCACCATGTACGGCGTCGAGGCCGAACTGGAATACGACCGCAAGCATCCCGTGTTGGTCAACTCCGAACCAGACCTCGCAATCAACGCGGCCCGCAGGGCCGTCGGAGACGCGAATGTCATTACGGACATGGAGTCATCCATGGCCGCTGAGGACTTTGCGTTCTTCATGGAGCACACCAAGGGCTGCTACGTCTGGATTGGAAACGGCAAGGATTCTGCACCACTGCATAACAGCAGATTCGACTATAATGACGATATTCTGCCCGTGGTTCTCGGCTTCTTCAGTGAGGTCGTCAGAGAGATTCTCTAA